One Longimicrobiales bacterium DNA window includes the following coding sequences:
- the murI gene encoding glutamate racemase, producing MADDRPIGVFDSGIGGLTVVRELLQRLPNERIVYFGDTARVPYGPKSPATVLRYSEESASFLLSRDVKMIVIACNTATAHAAQRLSDLLPVPVTGVIEPGARAAASATRSARVGVIGTAGTIGSGAYDLAVRRLLPDARVYAQPCPLFVPIVEEGWYSHSAARLVAEEYLKPLHEMDVDVLILGCTHYPMLRSLIAEVMGPDVQLVDSAAETAREVAEVLDRFDLHRTDPQPPAHTFAASDAPLRFRDVGRTFIGNVISVVEQVDVEGLGHAA from the coding sequence ATGGCGGACGACCGTCCCATCGGCGTTTTCGACTCCGGTATCGGCGGCCTCACCGTCGTGCGCGAGCTGCTGCAACGGCTGCCCAATGAGCGGATCGTGTACTTCGGCGACACGGCGCGGGTGCCGTACGGCCCGAAGTCGCCGGCGACGGTCCTGCGCTACTCGGAGGAGTCCGCGTCGTTCCTGCTCTCGCGCGACGTGAAGATGATCGTGATCGCGTGCAACACGGCGACGGCCCACGCGGCGCAGCGACTGTCCGATCTGCTGCCGGTTCCGGTGACGGGCGTTATCGAGCCCGGTGCACGCGCCGCGGCGAGCGCGACCAGATCGGCGCGCGTCGGAGTCATCGGGACGGCCGGGACGATCGGCTCAGGAGCCTACGACCTCGCCGTACGACGCCTGCTTCCGGATGCACGTGTCTACGCCCAGCCGTGTCCGCTGTTCGTTCCGATCGTCGAGGAAGGCTGGTATTCGCACAGCGCAGCCCGTCTGGTCGCGGAGGAATACCTGAAGCCGCTGCACGAGATGGATGTGGACGTGCTGATCCTGGGCTGCACGCACTATCCGATGCTGCGTTCGCTCATCGCCGAGGTCATGGGACCCGACGTTCAGCTTGTCGATTCCGCCGCCGAGACGGCCCGCGAGGTCGCCGAGGTGCTCGACCGTTTCGACCTGCACCGGACGGACCCGCAGCCGCCGGCCCACACCTTCGCCGCCAGTGACGCGCCGCTCCGTTTCCGCGATGTCGGCCGGACGTTCATTGGCAACGTCATCAGTGTCGTCGAACAGGTCGACGTCGAGGGACTGGGTCACGCCGCCTGA
- the deoC gene encoding deoxyribose-phosphate aldolase: MTRPVRLEHGLIQRNPGFPLELDWIADMRVNRSAVERRTATIGTRRTVKKEWQAAWLLRAVTLMDLTTLAGDDTPGYVRRLCAKAMRPVRQDILEALDAADLGITTAAVCVYHQLVPTAVEALRGSGIPVAAVSTGFPAGLSPFPQRLEEVRASVAAGAREIDVVITRAHVLNGEWEALYNEVRAFREACGDAHIKVILGTGELSTLRNIARASMVAMMAGADFIKTSTGKESINAVLPTGLVMARAIRDYHERTGHIVGFKPAGGIRTAKQSLEWMLLMKEELGTRWLAPELFRFGASSLLADIERQLEHYVTGRYSAGHRHPIA; encoded by the coding sequence ATGACGCGACCCGTCCGCCTCGAGCACGGCCTAATCCAGCGAAATCCCGGCTTTCCCCTGGAGCTCGACTGGATCGCCGATATGCGAGTGAACCGCAGCGCCGTGGAACGTCGCACGGCGACGATCGGCACGCGCCGCACCGTGAAGAAGGAATGGCAGGCTGCATGGCTGCTGCGTGCCGTCACGCTGATGGACCTGACGACGCTGGCGGGCGATGATACGCCCGGCTACGTGCGCCGGCTGTGCGCGAAGGCCATGCGCCCGGTACGTCAGGACATCCTCGAAGCGCTGGACGCCGCAGATCTCGGCATTACGACTGCCGCCGTCTGCGTCTACCACCAGCTCGTACCGACAGCCGTCGAGGCGCTGCGCGGCAGCGGCATCCCGGTGGCCGCGGTATCCACCGGATTCCCGGCCGGACTGTCTCCCTTCCCGCAGCGTCTGGAAGAGGTGCGGGCGTCGGTGGCTGCCGGTGCGCGCGAAATCGATGTGGTGATCACGCGTGCCCACGTCCTGAATGGCGAATGGGAGGCGTTGTACAATGAGGTGCGTGCGTTCCGTGAGGCGTGCGGCGATGCGCACATCAAGGTCATCCTGGGCACTGGCGAGCTCAGCACGCTGCGCAACATCGCGCGCGCATCGATGGTCGCGATGATGGCGGGCGCCGACTTCATCAAGACGTCCACCGGCAAGGAGTCCATCAACGCCGTGTTGCCGACGGGGCTCGTCATGGCCCGCGCCATCCGCGACTACCACGAGCGCACCGGTCACATCGTCGGCTTCAAGCCTGCGGGCGGAATCCGTACCGCGAAGCAGTCGCTCGAGTGGATGCTGCTCATGAAGGAGGAGCTGGGCACCCGGTGGCTCGCGCCAGAGCTGTTCCGTTTCGGTGCGAGCTCACTGCTCGCGGACATCGAGCGGCAGCTCGAGCACTACGTCACCGGCCGCTATTCCGCCGGACACCGTCATCCCATCGCGTAG
- a CDS encoding DUF5683 domain-containing protein — MLRRLTFCAACLAIALSATPALAQNPVLEPDTMPVADTIPDELPSPRAAFVRAMVVPGWGHVYTGEYTRGAVYFTLQSTSWFMLVKTLRRLDEVEDREERLTSLATDSLEAAMAADSALAEELEDPEAYETALLGYPGLQNARSLARARRQQRQDWITYTLFFTFAAAVDAYVTAHLKDFPAEVIAEPAPGGRMDLGVQIPLGRRH, encoded by the coding sequence ATGCTGCGTCGCCTGACATTCTGTGCCGCATGCCTGGCGATCGCGCTGTCCGCCACGCCGGCTCTCGCGCAGAATCCGGTGCTCGAGCCGGACACGATGCCCGTGGCGGATACGATTCCGGACGAGCTGCCCAGCCCGCGTGCTGCCTTCGTCCGTGCGATGGTCGTCCCCGGGTGGGGCCACGTGTATACTGGCGAGTACACGCGTGGGGCCGTGTATTTCACGCTCCAGTCCACCAGCTGGTTCATGCTTGTGAAAACGCTGCGCCGGCTGGACGAAGTGGAGGATCGTGAAGAGCGCCTGACTTCGCTGGCCACCGACTCACTGGAGGCTGCGATGGCGGCGGACTCGGCGCTCGCGGAGGAGCTGGAGGATCCTGAAGCCTACGAAACCGCCCTGCTCGGATATCCGGGGCTCCAGAACGCACGCAGTCTCGCGCGCGCACGGCGGCAGCAGCGCCAGGACTGGATCACGTACACATTGTTCTTCACGTTCGCCGCTGCCGTAGATGCCTATGTGACCGCGCACCTCAAGGACTTCCCGGCCGAAGTCATCGCGGAGCCGGCGCCGGGTGGACGCATGGATCTGGGCGTGCAGATCCCGCTGGGGAGGAGGCACTGA
- a CDS encoding UDP-2,3-diacylglucosamine diphosphatase — MNKPDYIVSDIHLGAVPDATERQFVTFLERVGSDAGTLLIAGDLFDFWFEYGEVIPGRHFRTLAALAHLVDAGMPVTMAGGNHDAWGGRFLTEHVGITYYTEPFHTQLGGRRALVAHGDGLGRGDFKYRALKAVIRSPVAIGAFRALHPELGLRLARSVSTTHAKSDEDLSAEGRAGFLASWATDQLSADPDLAWVVCGHSHLPVLHEHAPGRWYLNAGDWISHYTYIVVDETGAELRTWETAKGVV, encoded by the coding sequence ATGAACAAACCTGACTACATCGTCTCCGATATTCACCTGGGCGCCGTGCCGGACGCCACGGAACGCCAGTTCGTGACGTTCCTGGAGCGTGTCGGGTCCGATGCCGGTACGCTGCTGATTGCCGGGGACCTGTTCGACTTCTGGTTCGAGTATGGCGAGGTGATACCCGGCCGGCATTTCCGGACACTGGCTGCGCTCGCCCACCTGGTCGACGCGGGGATGCCGGTGACCATGGCGGGTGGCAACCACGATGCCTGGGGCGGCCGTTTCCTGACGGAGCATGTCGGTATCACGTATTACACGGAGCCATTCCACACTCAGCTCGGCGGCCGGCGTGCCCTGGTGGCGCATGGCGATGGGCTGGGCCGCGGCGATTTCAAGTACCGGGCGCTCAAGGCGGTCATTCGCAGCCCTGTGGCGATCGGTGCATTCCGCGCGCTGCACCCCGAGCTCGGGCTGCGCCTGGCGCGGTCCGTGTCCACGACGCACGCGAAATCGGACGAAGATCTATCGGCGGAAGGGCGTGCGGGGTTCCTGGCGTCGTGGGCGACGGACCAGCTGAGTGCGGACCCGGACCTGGCGTGGGTGGTGTGCGGCCATTCGCACCTCCCGGTGCTGCACGAGCATGCACCCGGCCGCTGGTATCTGAATGCGGGCGACTGGATCTCCCACTACACATACATCGTCGTGGACGAGACGGGCGCTGAGCTGCGCACGTGGGAGACGGCTAAGGGCGTGGTCTGA